One stretch of Narcine bancroftii isolate sNarBan1 chromosome 8, sNarBan1.hap1, whole genome shotgun sequence DNA includes these proteins:
- the LOC138740852 gene encoding distal membrane-arm assembly complex protein 1-like produces the protein MAVPGKDDAAAQPPPLFGDCWGCRLVCGGGLVGAGGYVYASARKVMQKGAVPGMGTISQMVFALGLVSLGLVIMVDPVNKCHPKH, from the exons ATGGCGGTTCCGGGGAAAGATGATGCGGCCGCTCAGCCGCCGCCGCTGTTCGGCGACTGCTGGGGCTGCCGGCTGGTGTGCGGCGGCGGCCTGGTCGGGGCCGGCGGCTACGTCTATGCCTCGGCCCGGAAGGTGATGCAGAAAGGAGCGGTGCCCGGGATGGGAACCATCAGTCAGATGGTCTTCGCCCTGG GCTTGGTCTCCTTGGGTCTGGTCATTATGGTCGATCCTGTTAATAAATGTCATCCAAAGCATTGA